The DNA sequence TGGCACCGTTTTTATCCTGAGGTTCCCACATGGAACCACACCAGAAACGACCGAGCCGATCAACACGGCCATCATTGAAGCGACTCAGTGCCGCAGGACCAGGATTAGCAGCAATTTTCCGAATCACCCTACCCTGTTTATCGAGTAGCACTACACCACTGCGCAAAGCGGCGATAAATCCACCCGCAGCTGTCAGGCCAAAGCACCCTATATGTTCGTCTAATGTCACGACCTGATGCGATCCTGAAGCGGGGTCGAAACGATGCAGTGCCGGAGCTAAAATATCAATAAAATAGAGTACCTGCTCTTCCACTGACCAAAGTGGGCATTCAGCTAATTCAGCCTGAACAGAAAGAACATTTTGGACCTGACCACGCATTGTAATTCCTCCACAGTTTTTTTTAGTGTAGGAGAAAAAGCATCATCAGGTGAGCGGGTAGCAAAAAAAACCTTTGTTACCTGCCCCGAACACCGTTCAACGGTGCTTTCTCTAATGTAAGAAGCCTGCTCAATGTGCCTATTATGATTTAATCCGTCCAGGTGCCGAAAACGATTCACGCGCCGGTCAGGCAGGTTTAATCAGCAATACCTATTAAATCCATACCGATTTCACACTGGAAGAATATCCCATCAGCTGCCATGCTTTGCACAGACATCACGTTATGTCTGTGCCACACCAGGTCTTTATAATCTTTGTTGTATCTTTTGCCCACAAATTTGTGGGCTTTTTTATGAGCAAAACCACAAGGATAAAAGAATAAATCCACTCAAATCAGCAAATGCGCCAAAAAATCAGTTTACTGAGACGAAGAACAGCCTGGAGAGAAAGCGATATTGACTTACATTCTGGTGAGTGAAGTTGAACAGCAGCGTTTGCTATGCCGAATGGTGAACGTCAGGTTATCAAGAAGAGCAAGAAGGTAATGCAACAAACAACAGTTAACGCTGATGAAATGCGAAAGAGGCGCACAAAGGCGCCTCTTTCCTGATCACTAAATAACCTGCGAATGCAAACTTATTTAGCAGCAGGGCCACAGCCACCGATGATTTTAGAGATTGAGATAGCTGGGTGCAGAAGGTAATCATAATCACAATTTTTTTCTGCGTTAGTAACACGGCCAGTACAACCAGACAGAATAGCCACTACAGAGGCCAGAATTGCAAATTTAGCAAAATTTTTCATTACTTATCCTAGAAATTATCAATTAGTATTTCAAACTATTTTATTTGTAACAGCCTGAGGGCCTATAATCCCATAATAAGCTATAAAATCAATAACTGAGTCGTTGAAAATGGAAATCAGCGCACAAAATTAACAATTATTGTTATCTTTCCGCTAAATGTAATATGTTTGTTATATAATTCTTTTTTATTAACGTTTATTTAACGTCATACTTTCAATTATCAACGATAAGCGACGGTGAAAAAATACACTAAATAATCCCACCGATCATGGTAGTTGGTGTGCTCACTTATTGGCACATAGCCTCAACCTTATCTGAGAATACTCTGCTTTATTTTGTCGCCACGCCCAGGTAAATTATGCCTGATCTGAGGTGTGACACTGCACGTGTATGAGTTTTAAGTCATCCGCTGGTATCAGATCAGCCAGCAGGAAACAGGGAGTGCTTTGTGAAATATGAGTTGATGGGGATCTCTTTCATTCTGTTGCTTTGGGTCGGTACATTTGCGTTACTGGTGTAGATTGATGAGATCAACGGGGACAGAACGTCCCCGCCTTCTTATAGCAAACGCCTGAGTGCTTTGGTTACCAGTTAACCACTGGCTACGGATGCGTTCAGGCAGATTGACAAAGGCACCAGCAAAATTACTCCTGTTGCTCATCATGGCGGAACATCGCTTTGATCCCTCTCACTGCCTGACGAATCCGATCACTGTTTTCGATTAAAGCAAAACGCACATGAGTATCGCCATAGTCACCAAAGCCGATACCCGGGGAGACACATACTTTTGCTTCCCTGAGCATATGCGTAGCAAAGGCCAGTGATCCCATATGCGCATATCGATCAGGGATTTTCGCCCAGACATACATAGATGCCTTTGGCATATCAACCATCCATCCGGCTTCATGCAATCCTTTGACCAGTACATCACGTCGGTGTTTGTATTCCCCGGCGATATCACGGACACACTGTTGATCCCCTTCAAGAGCGGCAATTGCCGCCACCTGCAGCGGCGTGAATGTACCGTAATCATGGTAACTTTTGATCCGTGCCAGGGCCGCAACAAGCTCTTTATTGCCGACCATAAAACCGATACGCCATCCGGCCATATTGTAGCTTTTGGATAAGGTGAAAAATTCCACCGCTACGTCCCTGGCACCGGGTACCTGCATGATAGAAGGGGCTTTCCAGCCATCATAGACGATATCAGCATATGCAAGATCATGTATTACTAAGATATTATACTGTTTTGCCAGGGCGATAACCCGCTCGAAGAAATCGAGCTCAACACACTGCGCGGTAGGATTGGAGGGAAAGCCCAAAATCATCATTTTGGGCTTTGGATAGCTTTCACGAATTGCCCGTTCAAGTTCGTTGAAAAAATCGATACCAGCCACCAGCGGTACAGAACGTACCTGAGCGCCAGCGATCACCGCCCCATAAATATGGATAGGATAACTTGGGTTGGGTACCAATACGGTATCACCGTGGTCAAGCGTCGCCAGCATCAGGTGAGCCAGCCCCTCTTTCGAGCCGATGGTCACAATCGCCTCACTTTCCGGGTCTATATCTACCTGATAACGATCAGCATACCAGCGTGATATCGCACGACGTAACCGGGGAATACCCCGCGAAGTTGAATAGCCGTGAGTATCTTCACGCTGAGCAACTGAACAGAGTTTCTCAACAATATGAGGAGGTGTAGCACCATCGGGGTTACCCATACTAAAATCGATAATATCTTCACCGCGTCGCCGCGCTGCCATTTTCAATTCAGCAGTGATATTAAATACGTATGGAGGAAGACGTTCAATACGGGAAAAACGGCGAAGCGACTGATTATCAGACATGATATGACCTCAGATTAACGTTAGCGCCCGGACCGTCCGAGCGACGCACTCCTGGTAGGGAGTCTTATCAACATACTGATACTGAATCAGGTTGTCCAGTCACTGAAAAGGAATTTGTTTCTTTCACTGAATGTCGGTCAACAGGCAGCCAAATAACCATTCATCCACCCACTCGCCATGTAACAAGACCTGCTGGCGTCGTGTCCTTTCAAACTGAAAATCACATTGCTCGAGAATTCGGCGCGATGGCAGATTACCGCAGACCACGCTGGCATACAGCTTATGAAACTGACAATCGCTGAACAACCCGCGCACAATCGGCGCAAGAGCTTCGGCCATATAGCCATGGCCAAAATGTTCACTTTGCAATGCGTACCCCACCTCAGCCTGCCGCCACGGCCACCATTCCGCATTAATACCCACAAAGCCCACGGGCTGCTGACTGGTTTTCAAACGCAATGTAAAACAGAGCATATGCAGGCTGGTGACCTGCCACGGTTGCAAACGCTGAAGGAAACGCTGGCGAATTTCAGCATGCTGCGGGAGATCACTGATGAACGCCATTGACTGTGCATCAGTATGTAACTGAAGAAAACAGGGCCAGTCGTCCTGCTGTAGTGGTATTATCTGCAACCGGGATGTTGTAAAAAACATCACACAGGTAATCTCAGTAAGAGGATAATGAAGTCAGTCATATCACCTGAGGGAACCCCTCAGGTAACTCATTGATATAAATCAGCTTATAGTATACTACCCAACACCTGTCGCAGATGTGCTCCAGCACCAAGTAAACCGGGTTTATCGTGGGTGATCAGATAGACAGGGATCGGATGAACATAATCGCGAAAGCGCCCTTTATCTTCAAAAGCAGCGCGAAAACCTGAGGCTTCAAAAAAGCTAAGAAAGCGTGGCACAATCCCACCAGCGATATAGACACCGCCGAAAGTCCCCAAGGTCAGCGCCAGGTTACCACCAAAACGCCCCATGATGACACAGAAAAGCGAAAGGGCACGGCGGCAATCGGTACAACTATCCTCGATGGCGCGTTGTGAAACATCACGCGGCGTCAGGCTATCAGGTTCACGCTGGTCAGCCTTCACTATTGCCCGGTAAAGATTCACCAGCCCATTGCCAGAGAGCACACGTTCAACGGAGACATGACCGAGTTCTGCTCGCAGCTCTTCTAGTATTAAATCTCCTTCTTCACTGTTTGCAGCAAAATCAACGTGTCCACCTTCACCCGGAAGACTCACCCAACGTTGATCAACATGCACCAGATGGGCTACCCCTAACCCGGTACCTGCACCATACACCGCGATAGGTTTATCTTTTACCGGGCTGCTCCCGCCAAACTGCTTCACATCCTGTGAGGTCAGCATCGGGATCGCCATTGAGACTGCGGTGAAATCATTAATCACTTCGAGATGGGAAAAGCCGAGATTCTCCTGCAATTCTCGTTGAGAAAAAGCCCAACTGTGATTAGTCATTTCGATCCAGTCATCAGTAACCGGACACGCTATTGCAATACATCCGTCCGTGATGGCATGCTGGGGGAAAGCCTGCAAATAATGGTTGATCACAGCTTCGAGAGAAACGAAATCTGTCGTCGGAAACGTTGCAGCCTGGCTGATGTCACCGTTTGACAGATCACATAATGCGAGGCGGGCATTGGTGCCGCCCACGTCGCCCACTAATGCATATCTGGTCATATAAGGAATTAACTCCGCCTGAATCTTTTGCCTGACACTATAAGTCCCCCGGCATTAAATTCAATAGCACTCTCACCTGACAGCACATTTGACGACATCATCCCACAGCGCGTTTCACTAATAAAAAAAATAAACAGGATAAAAATCTCAATGAAAGATTAAAATGGAATTTATCTTTTTATTTCATGGTCTGATTATCCCAATACCATATCGACCAACAAATAAAAATTTAAAGTGATCGCGATCACAACAATCACATTTCCCGTACGCTGCATCCAGCGACGATTCACCAGATCATCCATCAACACGGGATTACCGGTAAAAGAAAGCAATGGCAACAGAGCAAGCGCAATACCAAAACTAAGCAGTACCTGGCTCATCACCAGTATTTTGGTCGGTTCCAGACCAGCTAAAAAACAATAAACGACGGCAACATGGTGATCACTCGTCGCAGCAGCAATGGAATATGAAAGTGAACGAATCCCTGCATTACCACTTGTCCTGCCAGTGTGCCGACAACGGTTGAGGAGAGTCCTGCTGCCAGTAAACTCAGTCCAAAAACGATAGCAGCACCGCGTCCAAGTAACGGGTCTAAGGTCAGATATGCTTTTTCTAACTCTGCGATACCCGAGTGTCCGCTGAAATGAAAAGCCGCCGCTGCGGTTGCCATCATCGCCAGATTCACAAAACCTGCGATTGTCATTGCTACGGCAACGTCTACTTTCGTTGAACGATAACGCTCCTGCCGGGTCCCTTGTTGTAAAGACTGTGTAAGCGATGAGTGTAAATAAATGACATGGGGCATAATCGTCGCCCCCAGTACACCAGCCGCCAGCAAAACCGCATCAGAGGTGGCTAATGCAGGGACAGCCATCCCCTGCAGTAACGCCACAATATCAGGCTGTGAGAAGAAAAGTTCGATGATATAAGCTGCGGCGACAAACAGTAACAATCCGCCAATCAGCCACTCCAGCGGTTTTTGTCCCCGATTCTGCAGCATCAGTATCAAAAATGTCGCCACACCGGTTAGCATCGCACCCTGCAGCAGGCTGACACCAAAAATCAATTTAAAACCAATCGCGGCACCAATAAATTCAGCAAGATCGGTCGCCATAGCAATAATCTCTGCCTGAACCCAGTAAAACCAGACGGCGGGACGCGGATAGGTGTCGCGGATGTGCTCCGCCAGATTTTTTCCGGTGGCAATACCAAGTTTAGCCGAAAGCAATTGAATAAACATGGCCATAATATTAGCCCATACAACTACCCACAACAGGGTGTAACCATAAGAAGCCCCCGCCTGAATATTCGTCGCGAAATTTCCAGGATCGATATACCCGATAGCGGCAATGAACGCTGGCCCGATTAACGCAAATTTAATTTTGCGCTTACCAGAACGTTCAACCGAACTGGTTGTTGATTTTTGCATGCTATCACCCTGATGCGACGGTATTTTGCCAGTGTATTTTAACCATGATGAGTATCATGGCCTGTATTGGCCCTGTTTTCACCAGTTAAAAATAGCAAAGGCTATACTTTTCGGCAAAAAATACACAATATCCCCCTGCCTGAATCAAATGATGTTGCTCTGTCGGTAAAAGGAAAAAGTGATAATGTAAAGAAAGTCTCGTTTTCACACCTTTTGTTACATAGAATAGCCGGGTAACGTCTCTGTTCCCGCTGATATACGCAGCTAATTGCTGTTTTTGACAGCTGACGAAGATCTGCCGCTTAACGTCACTGCGAAATCTGACTTCATCCATACCCCGTCTGGCATGAAGGGGAACATCCAGCTTAGTTATTAATCCCGGAGTTTTTATGTCCCGTACATTGCATTTTTTCCTGGCACTGGCCGTTGTTGTTTTGCTGGCCTTGCTGGTCAATCGTGATCGCAAAAATATACGTATTCGTTACATTATCCAATTACTGGTGATTGAGATATTGCTCGCCTGGTATCTGCTGAATTCAGCCAGTGGCGAAGTAATGGTCAAAGGGTTTGCCGGGTTATTTGACAAATTACTCTCTTATGCCAAACAGGGAACTAATTTCGTCTTCGGCGGTATGAATGATAACGGACTGGCTTTTTTCTGGCTAAACGTACTTTGCCCTATCGTATTTATCTCTGCTCTGATAGGTATTCTGCAACATTTACGAATACTTCCCGTCGTCATACGTCTGATTGGTACGGTGTTATCGAAGATTAACGGCATGGGAAAACTCGAATCATTCAATGCCGTGAGCTCGCTCATTTTGGGACAATCAGAAAACTTCATCGCTTACAAAGATATACTGGGCAGAATGTCTCCCCGTCGCATCTACACCTTATCTGCAACAGCGATGTCGACGGTATCGATGTCGATCGTCGGTGCGTATATGACAATGATTCCGGCCAAATACGTTGTCGCCGCTTTAGTACTGAATATGTTCAGCACCTTTATCGTCCTGTCGCTGATCAACCCCTACCGTCCTGATGAAGAGGATGACGTCACATTCAGCGTGCCACATAAAGGTCAAAGTTTCTTTGAAATGTTGGGGGAATATATTCTTGCCGGTTTCCGGGTGGCAGTGATTGTGGCGGCAATGCTGATTGGTTTTATCGCCATCATCGCCGGCGTTAACGCCCTGTTCGATGCTTTGTTCGGTATCTCATTCCAGGGCGTGCTTGGCTATATTTTCTATCCATTCGCCTGGGTGATGGGCATCCCGTCTGCAGATGTACTCCAGGTCAGCACAATCATGGCTACCAAACTGGTATCCAACGAATTCGTCGCCATGATGGATTTGCAAAAAATTGCCAGCACTCTCTCACCAAGAGCAGAAGGTATGCTCTCCGTCTTTTTGGTTTCATTCGCTAACTTCTCTTCCATCGGTATTGTGGCTGGTGGTGTGAAAGGATTGAATGAAGAGCAAGGTAACGTCGTCTCACGTTTTGGTCTCAAACTTCTCTATGGTTCTACTCTGGTCAGTATTCTCTCTGCTTCAATAACTGGCTTAGTGCTAATGTAAACCGCAGCCATATATCGGGTTGCTCATTGCCCGGTATAACTGTTACTAGCTCGGTTTTTGCTGCAGAATGCAGTTAATCGGGTAAACAGGAAGATGACAAAAAAATAACAGATGTGAAAAGAGAGATGATAAAGAGATGGTGGAGATAAGCGGGATCGAACCGCTGACCTCTTGCATGCCATGCAAGCGCTCTCCCAGCTGAGCTATACCCCCACAAAAAATGTTATTCAGACCAAATCAAGCTGGAGATGATTTGGTGGAGATAAGCGGGATCGAACCGCTGACCTCTTGCATGCCATGCAAGCGCTCTCCCAGCTGAGCTATACCCCCACGGAATAACAGTGTCATCGTGACGGGGGGGATAATATGAAACCGGACTGGCGCTGTCAATGCCATTTTCAACATGCCGGGTTAATCGCTGAAAAAGACGTCAATCCGCACAAATAGGAATCACCTGCCGATTTATAAGCGTTAATTTTTTGTACAGCTGAAAAATGCCACCTGAAATAATCCTTTCGTAATAATTAAAAAGCATTATAAAACTTTTTGTTACGCTTAGTTATACCCTGTCTTATTCATTTACATCCTTACTTTTTCACTTTTTTAGAATTTTTAATGCTATTTTCTGTTACGTAATGATTTTGTGTTAGTTGTTAACAGTACAATTTGCTGTAATATGGATGTGTTACATACTTTCATATTAGGACTTCAGCATGAAAAAGGAATGGTTAACGCCAGAAGAACTGGCGCAGGTGACGGGTTTCAGTCGGCAGACAATCAATAAGTGGGTTAAGAAAGAGCAGTGGACGACGGCACCCAAACCAGGCGTTCAGGGCGGAAAAGCACGCATGATTCATCTGGATGAGCGTGTAAAAAGTTTTCTCAAATCAACACGACATGCTAATGAGTCCAGTGCTACCTGCCGTATTACACATAATTCGCTCCCCGGATTATTGATGACCTCGTTACAACAAATGAACGCAGAAGAGCAGGAACAGCTGTATGCCCTGTTGCTGCGCGAAGGAATTCAGGGATTACTGAGTCGTCTGGAGATCGGTAAAGGAGAGGGTGTCTAGGCGTTGACAATAGTGCCCCTTTTCAGGGGCAATATTATGATTAGCTACCGCTGATGGCAGATTCGCGTTGTGAGATATACGCAAGTGCCTGATCAATTCGCTGCAGACTACGCTGCTTCCCGATTGCCTGAAGTGTGACATCCAGTGCTGGCGACTGACCCGCGCCGGTCACAGCAACACGCAGAGGCATTCCAACCTTACCCATCCCTACCTGCAACTCATCAGCAGTAGCCTGAATCGCCGCATGAATAGCATCAGCTTGCCATTCATTCAGTGCACTAAGCTTCTCAAGCACATTTTCCAAAGGCGCTCTGGCGACACCCCGCAGATGCTTTTTAGCCGCATCTGCATCGAATTCAGTAAAATCTTCATAAAAATAGCGGCAGGATTGCGCCATCTCTTTCAGCGTTTTACAACGTTCGCCAAGTAATGTAACGATGTTACACAGCTGTGGCCCGTTGGTGGTATCAATCCCCAGGAAATCAATATGCCACTGCAGATGGGTCGCAACATATTCTGCAGGCAGCGTTGTAATATAATGATGATTCAGCCATAACAATTTATCTGTGTTGAATGCACTGGCGGATTTGCTGACCTGATGCAGATCGAACAATGCTTTCATCTCTTCGAGTGTAAAAATCTCCTGGTCACCATGTGACCAGCCTAGCCGGACCAGGTAATTGAGCACGGCTTCCGGCAGGTAACCATCATCACGATATTGCATTACCCCGACCGCGCCATGCCGCTTGGAAAGTTTTTTACCATCGTCAGCAAGAATCATCGAAACATGGGCATATACCGGAACTTCAGCACCGATGGCTTTGAGGATATTGATTTGTCGTGGCGTGTTATTGATATGATCTTCACCACGAATCACGTGGGTGATTTCCATATCCCAGTCATCGATCACTACACAGAAATTATAGGTTGGTGAACCATCTGTACGACGAATAATCAGATCATCCAGTTCTTGATTGCTGAACTCTATTGGTCCGCGAATCTGGTCGTCGAACACTACTGAGCCTTGCTGAGGATTGCGGAAACGCACAACGCAGGGCGCGTTTTTCTCATGCTCTTCATGACTATCACGACAACGTCCATCGTAACGAGGCTTTTCATTATTAGCCATTTGCGTATCACGTAATGCATCAAGACGCTCTTTCGAGCAGTAACATTTATATGCCGTTCCGGCGGCCAGCATCTCATCAATCACGGCATTATAGCGATCGAATCTTTTCGTCTGATAATAGGGGCCTTCATCCCAGTCAAGTCCTAACCAGTTCATTCCCTCCATAATGGCATCGATCGCAGATTGTGTTGAACGTTCCAGATCTGTATCTTCGATACGCAATACAAACTCACCGGCATTTTTTCGGGCAAACAGCCAGGAGTAGAGGGCAGTACGGGCACCGCCAACGTGTAGATAACCCGTAGGGCTGGGAGCAAAACGTGTTTTGATTTTCATGAATTACGGCCTTTTTCATCCGAAAAAAAGTGGCTAATAGCGGGAAAACCCCATTGAGACGATCAATTTTTGGGGGTAACCAATGCATGTGGATACCAATCCCCCCCTATTCTATCATCTGCGTCTGAATCCTCAACGCCATTCCGGTTTCTGATGACACCGACATTTAACCTGCTGGTTTTCTGACCGTTCGCATGCTGGATTGACCGGATACTGATTAATTTTAAGACAAACAGTGAGTTTCGTTTTAAAAAGCGTTGACTCACTGGCGGCGATCCCTATAATGCGACTCCACAAAGCGGGGGTGATTAGCTCAGTTGGTAGAGCATCTCCTTTACACGGAGGGGGTCGGCGGTTCGAGCCCGTCATCACCCACCATAATTGGTGCCCGCTTAGAACAAGATTCGCATTCTGTATGGGTGATTAGCTCAGTTGGTAGAGCATCTCCTTTACACGGAGGGGGTCGGCGGTTCGAGCCCGTCATCACCCACCATACCGGATGGTTGTCTTGTTTTGTGTAATTAAGTGGGTGATTAGCTCAGTTGGTAGAGCATCTCCTTTACACGGAGGGGGTCGGCGGTTCGAGCCCGTCATCACCCACCACTTTGGGTCGTTAGCTCAGTTGGTAGAGCAGTTGACTTTTAATCAATTGGTCGCAGGTTCGAATCCTGCACGACCCACCATTTCTTCTTTTGTGATAATCCACTTATCATAAAAAGGTAAAAACTATATCACTGTTATCAGGATATGGTTTTTATTCGTCAGTGTTTTTTCATCGCTATGCTGCATCCCTGATATCTACTCATCAGCTTAATATACATTGTCATGTGCACACAGCCACGCTACCCTACGATTATTAGCTTCGGCTATTCAGCCATCTTTCCCGGGTAACTTTTCTACCTCAGTTGCTCAAAACATCATCTCTATTGCACAGTTATTCTTATGTTATCGCCTTCTTTTGTCAGTTTAACGAGATAAAAACTCTTTAGTGTGCATTTAACACAACAAGATAAAATCAATTTCATGAATAAAATAATATTTCATTCTGTTATTGATGTTTTCATCCCGTTACCACTAATTGTTTATTTACACGAGTCGATAACGGTTGTGGGTACTTACACAGGAGAGAATCATGACGACCCTCGGTATCAGTTCTGCCTCCGGAAGCTCTGGAGCAAACAGTAGTCCCGTTTCACAAGTTGACAGCCTGAACCAGCAAATTCTTCATCTGGAAAATAAACTGAAGAGTCTAGGACAGGATGATACATTAACCACTCATCAGAAAAGTGAACAGCAGCAGGTAATTCAGGCTCAAATAGAGATGATCCTGGCTCAAATTGCTCAGCTACAACACCAACAAGCTGCCAAAGCACAGGAAAAAGTTATGCAGGAAAAAGAGTCTGCCAATCCTCACAGCATCAAAGCAGATGGCGTCAACCGTCCTACGGTGACCAATTCGCTGGATATTTATATTTATAACGGCGGGTTCTTTTCACGCTGACGCGTCAGTAGCCTAGCCTGCTGACGCACCTCCTGCCAGATCACTTCCGCTGCTGGCGTCAGCGAACGATTTTTTCGTTTAATCAGCATTACCTGACGGGTAATTTCCGGCACCATCCGTCTAATCACCAAATAAGCGCCTGCAGGTAAAGGCAGCGCTAGTGCAGGTAAGATACTGATGCCAATTCCTGCTTCTACCATCGGATAGAGTGTGACAGGATGACCGATCTCCTGGACAATCGTGGCTTCCACCTGTTGGTGATGGAGCGCCTCGTCTATCAGTACCCTGCTACCAGAGGCATAATCCTGCAAAACCAGCGAGCGTCCGGTCAATTGCTGCCATGATACTACTGATAATCTGGCGAGTGGGTCATCCTGACGGCACAGCAGTAAAAATGGTTCTTCCAGGATCGGCTCACTGGTCAGATCATCTGCCGCCAACGGTCCTATTACGATCCCAAAATCAACTTCGGCATTGCGTACACTCTGTAATACCCATTGCTGCGGGCGGTCACTCAGCATCACTCTGATTTCAGGGGGAGTGTCGTTGTGCGGCGGCAAGACACTGTGGCATAAGATGTGCTGAGACTGTTTGGCTGGCGGCGAGGCGCACCGTACCGCTGCGCTGCTGTCCGTAGTGTCTGATATCCTGCAATGTAAGCGTCAAATCGTCTAATAACCGTTCGAGTCGGCTGGCCAGTTGTTTACCTGCCTCCGTTAAGATCACTTCGCGTGTGGTGTGGTCAAGAAGCCTGACACCTACTTCACTTTCCAGCTCTTTGATACTGAGGCTGATTGCTGACTGACTGAGGCCTATTTTTTGCCCGGCCAGACCAAATCCCCCTTCCTTAGCGACAGCAACAAATACCCTCAATTGACGTAATGTATAATTCATTTATTTATTTCATATATCAATCTAATAAATTAATTTTATTTCTAAACAATCTCACTGCACAATAGCAATCTCTTTTCTTTACTGAATTAACTCATTATGCGTTTTTTACGACTTGACCCTCTGATGATAAAACTGATCATCACCGTCCTGCTGGCCTCTTTTATTCCTGCCAGGGGCCATTTTGTGGCGATCTTTGAATGGATTACTACTGCAGCCATCGCTCTGTTGTTCTTCATGCATGGCGCTAAATTGTCACGCGAAAAAATTATTGCTGGTGGTAGTCACTGGCGTCTGCACCTGTGGGTCATGTACAGTACTTTTGTGCTGTTTCCCTTGGTAGGATTGTTGTTTGTCTGGTGGCATCCTTTGCCCGTCAGTCGAGAAATTTATACCGGTTTTCTCTATCTCTGTATCCTCCCTGCCACGGTACAATCAGCCATAGCACTTACTTCACTAGCCGGAGGCAATGTTGCTGCCGCTGTATGCAGCGCCTCTGCCTCAAGCCTGCTTGGTGTGTTTATCTCGCCACTGCTGGTGGGGCTGGTGATGGGTATCCATAGTGACAGCCCGGGTGGCAGTTTGGCTCAGGTGGGGCAAATCATGCTGCAGTTGCTGGTCCCCTTCATTGCCGGACATCTCTCCCGACGCTGGTTAGCCGGCTGGGTTGAAAAACACCGTGGCCTGATCGCCAAAACCGATCAGGCCTCTATTCTTCTGGTAATTTATTCAGCGTTTAGTGAAGCCGTTGTCAATGGAATCTGGCACCGTGTGGGTGTGAGTACACTGCTCTACATTGTCGCGGGTAGTTTGGGCATTCTGATTGTGATACTGCTAATCAACCTGCTGGCAGCGCGCCTGTTTCGTTTCAATCGTGCCGATGAAATAACCATTCTGTTTTGTGGCTCAAAAAAGAGCCTGGCCAATGGTGTACCGATGGCAAATATTTTATTTTCGTCATCCACCGTCGGTATTATCGTG is a window from the Erwinia sp. genome containing:
- the flxA gene encoding Protein FlxA (ID:JIFNMEKO_01967;~source:Prodigal:2.6) translates to MTTLGISSASGSSGANSSPVSQVDSLNQQILHLENKLKSLGQDDTLTTHQKSEQQQVIQAQIEMILAQIAQLQHQQAAKAQEKVMQEKESANPHSIKADGVNRPTVTNSLDIYIYNGGFFSR
- a CDS encoding putative HTH-type transcriptional regulator (ID:JIFNMEKO_01969;~source:Prodigal:2.6), with amino-acid sequence MNYTLRQLRVFVAVAKEGGFGLAGQKIGLSQSAISLSIKELESEVGVRLLDHTTREVILTEAGKQLASRLERLLDDLTLTLQDIRHYGQQRSGTVRLAASQTVSAHLMPQCLAAAQRHSP
- the cmpR gene encoding HTH-type transcriptional activator CmpR (ID:JIFNMEKO_01968;~source:Prodigal:2.6) yields the protein MLSDRPQQWVLQSVRNAEVDFGIVIGPLAADDLTSEPILEEPFLLLCRQDDPLARLSVVSWQQLTGRSLVLQDYASGSRVLIDEALHHQQVEATIVQEIGHPVTLYPMVEAGIGISILPALALPLPAGAYLVIRRMVPEITRQVMLIKRKNRSLTPAAEVIWQEVRQQARLLTRQREKNPPL
- the gltX gene encoding Glutamate--tRNA ligase (ID:JIFNMEKO_01962;~source:Prodigal:2.6), which gives rise to MKIKTRFAPSPTGYLHVGGARTALYSWLFARKNAGEFVLRIEDTDLERSTQSAIDAIMEGMNWLGLDWDEGPYYQTKRFDRYNAVIDEMLAAGTAYKCYCSKERLDALRDTQMANNEKPRYDGRCRDSHEEHEKNAPCVVRFRNPQQGSVVFDDQIRGPIEFSNQELDDLIIRRTDGSPTYNFCVVIDDWDMEITHVIRGEDHINNTPRQINILKAIGAEVPVYAHVSMILADDGKKLSKRHGAVGVMQYRDDGYLPEAVLNYLVRLGWSHGDQEIFTLEEMKALFDLHQVSKSASAFNTDKLLWLNHHYITTLPAEYVATHLQWHIDFLGIDTTNGPQLCNIVTLLGERCKTLKEMAQSCRYFYEDFTEFDADAAKKHLRGVARAPLENVLEKLSALNEWQADAIHAAIQATADELQVGMGKVGMPLRVAVTGAGQSPALDVTLQAIGKQRSLQRIDQALAYISQRESAISGS
- a CDS encoding hypothetical protein (ID:JIFNMEKO_01961;~source:Prodigal:2.6) — translated: MKKEWLTPEELAQVTGFSRQTINKWVKKEQWTTAPKPGVQGGKARMIHLDERVKSFLKSTRHANESSATCRITHNSLPGLLMTSLQQMNAEEQEQLYALLLREGIQGLLSRLEIGKGEGV
- a CDS encoding hypothetical protein (ID:JIFNMEKO_01970;~source:Prodigal:2.6), whose product is MRFLRLDPLMIKLIITVLLASFIPARGHFVAIFEWITTAAIALLFFMHGAKLSREKIIAGGSHWRLHLWVMYSTFVLFPLVGLLFVWWHPLPVSREIYTGFLYLCILPATVQSAIALTSLAGGNVAAAVCSASASSLLGVFISPLLVGLVMGIHSDSPGGSLAQVGQIMLQLLVPFIAGHLSRRWLAGWVEKHRGLIAKTDQASILLVIYSAFSEAVVNGIWHRVGVSTLLYIVAGSLGILIVILLINLLAARLFRFNRADEITILFCGSKKSLANGVPMANILFSSSTVGIIVLPLMIFHQVQLMVCSFLAQRYKKAGERAEKRDETEKKTTEAAASKP